One Ranitomeya imitator isolate aRanImi1 chromosome 1, aRanImi1.pri, whole genome shotgun sequence DNA window includes the following coding sequences:
- the LOC138674497 gene encoding uncharacterized protein, which produces MHNELPIEIPGNNDAGRKTDKSKEKKDNISPSHGSSPGHAKNSIELDTLQEDDNNDDINDNNPDNRLPAQTNNDSVNTNEDTSAESISSAGMKENSQSQQEQLKTKLGDVTTEILGMEQSKTAQHKGSENDNVSASPKRERKVKPKTHHIEVPFEDYPSSDSLTSQTNTKIKSQDIQGHKPNDNCQRIINATKNENSAPTGGSKSTSLPKISDVDKQKETSSSVNNLSHATDSLSHQRTKTEADSTVNDIKQKSSNQTGAHKSRFIEKDEILPSSSETAGSSPAHARKQSPIKHQNNLQSPQMGKASTSTNSASPPAVRKATEQENHAPKLKNSAQMDSSQKSSCVSTSNMLDSHKLNATNPDHNQEPVQEKSSKSPLNNSDKMVSHKNNLRHDQQNTTASPKHRKQNPESPGGSPTHAQKMQSPERTQKNRKINAASNSPPINRRAGGSSSPPRHLQKRRDHLSKEEKTQEQSILIQSFSSSGRKEEIQKKKIIHPSPSSQSSDFPSSFSSSPPKQQQRSPNKSPKLPGNGDRTSRTRAFHSNPRNEEFSNTQSRQSSPSSQSSDGPSSPSSSLKKIRPKSPELATKIQGHKDIPATNVASSSNIKTDDLHTRHGQPSSSVNVTSPDSSPLSAKELLHYRKKEANQKDPNKSIAQQRTHK; this is translated from the coding sequence ATGCATAATGAATTACCTATTGAAATACCAGGAAATAATGATGCAGGGAGAAAGACAGATAAATCAAAGGAGAAAAAGGACAATATTTCCCCAAGTCATGGGTCCTCACCAGGCCATGCGAAAAATTCGATAGAACTGGATACTTTGCAAGAAGATGACAATAATGATGACATTAATGATAACAACCCTGACAATAGACTTCCAGCGCAGACAAATAATGACAGTGTAAACACGAATGAGGACACAAGTGCTGAATCTATCAGTTCTGCTGGAATGAAAGAAAATTCACAATCTCAACAAGAACAGCTAAAGACTAAACTTGGGGATGTTACTACAGAGATACTTGGTATGGAGCAGAGTAAAACTGCTCAGCATAAGGGGAGTGAAAATGACAATGTATCTGCCAGTCCAAAAAGGGAAAGAAAAGTGAAACCTAAGACTCATCACATAGAGGTTCCATTTGAAGACTACCCTTCTTCTGACAGCTTGACTTCTCAGACTAATACAAAAATCAAATCTCAAGACATTCAGGGACATAAGCCTAACGATAACTGCCAGCGCATCATAAATGCTACTAAAAATGAGAATTCGGCACCTACGGGGGGATCCAAATCTACCTCCTTACCAAAAATATCTGATGTGGATAAACAAAAAGAGACATCTAGCAGTGTGAATAATCTGTCTCATGCAACAGACAGTCTTTCCCATCAAAGGACAAAAACAGAAGCAGATTCAACTGTTAACGACATTAAACAGAAATCCTCAAACCAAACCGGTGCACATAAAAGTAGATTTATTGAAAAGGATGAAATACTTCCATCAAGTTCGGAAACTGCAGGATCTTCTCCAGCCCACGCAAGAAAACAAAGCCCTATTAAACATCAAAATAACCTTCAAAGTCCACAAATGggaaaggcttcaacatccacaaacTCTGCATCACCTCCTGCTGTTAGGAAAGCTACAGAACAGGAAAATCATGCACCTAAACTGAAAAATTCAGCACAGATGGAttcttcacaaaaatcatcttgtgTAAGTACCAGTAATATGTTGGATTCTCATAAACTTAATGCCACAAACCCTGATCATAATCAGGAACCTGTTCAAGAAAAATCATCCAAATCTCCTCTGAACAATTCAGACAAAATGGTATCACACAAGAACAACCTCAGACATGATCAACAAAATACGACAGCATCACCAAAACATCGCAAACAAAATCCAGAGTCTCCTGGTGGCTCACCCACCCATGCTCAGAAGATGCAATCGCCAGAAAGAACACAAAAAAATCGAAAGATCAATGCAGCTTCAAATTCTCCTCCAATAAATAGGAGGGCTGGTGGTTCATCATCTCCCCCAAGACATCTTCAAAAAAGACGAGATCATTTATCAAAAGAGGAAAAGACTCAAGAACAATCTATATTAATACAATCATTTTCATCTAGTGGAAGAAAAGAAGAAATACAGAAGAAAAAAATCATCCACCCTTCGCCATCTTCACAGTCCAGTGATTTTCCATCTAGCTTTTCCTCATCACCTCCAAAGCAACAGCAAAGAAGCCCAAATAAATCTCCCAAACTACCAGGGAATGGAGATCGCACTTCAAGGACAAGAGCCTTTCATTCCAACCCCAGAAATGAGGAATTTTCCAACACACAAAGTCGCCAGTCTTCACCTTCTTCACAATCAAGTGATGGTCCATCTTCCCCATCATCATCATTAAAAAAGATTCGACCAAAAAGTCCTGAACTGGCCACTAAAATCCAAGGACATAAAGACATACCTGCAACAAATGTGGCATCATCATCTAATATTAAGACAGATGACCTACATACAAGGCATGGTCAACCTTCTTCCAGTGTTAATGTAACTTCACCTGACTCCTCACCACTTAGTGCAAAAGAATTGTTACATTATAGGAAAAAAGAAGCAAATCAAAAGGATCCAAATAAATCTATTGCACAGCAAAGGACACACAAATGA